From the genome of Synchiropus splendidus isolate RoL2022-P1 chromosome 17, RoL_Sspl_1.0, whole genome shotgun sequence, one region includes:
- the rbm41 gene encoding RNA-binding protein 41 → MRRVSRLSCDDGPLLEEQETEGQRQLHNLLVQQLHTGVDIDRCVAKRQCFAPAALYRPFGEQAAGVRSLSQFQALQDGEQELASLRELGLTDSEIQLWQSRNAAEPSEQGHGVCAAPGAKQQRLQVIRDKIDARAELLSRPQRFAASRPLSRREMEIERALFQGSDRQGFLSALYHRDEDADGQQGAPSSDPMDSLYREVLGEEKHRRALEDVRDENTAVSYQSEQPQSSLGDDSQSQCSHDGDSKSQSSHKDEDPLHNSHRADNMDVLGLTGESSSDLQTQTPVQIDILQPIRTLCGMGAGSAGPLTVRGDIQALSDEEILANRDSDEVIRSIPRFRNYQPGKPSKILCVKNLSAQASAAQLVALFSRFEEPAGPPVVYRLLTGRLKGQAFITLQDAETAGRALQLLHGYRLLGKPLVLEFGRERREEDQHK, encoded by the exons ATGCGAAG GGTGAGCCGGCTGTCCTGCGACGATGGTCCGCttctggaggagcaggagacagAGGGTCAGCGACAGCTGCACAACCTCCTGGTGCAGCAGCTCCACACTGGCGTGGACATTGACCG ATGTGTGGCTAAGAGGCAGTGCTTCGCACCGGCTGCTCTTTATCGGCCCTTTGGGGAGCAGGCAGCAGGCGTGAGGAGTCTCTCCCAGTTCCAGGCTTTACAGGACGGAGAGCAGGAGCTGGCCAGCCTGCGGGAACTCGGACTCACCGATTCTGAGATCCAGCTGTGGCAGAGCAGGAACGCCGCCGAGCCTTCTGAGCAG GGCCACGGTGTGTGCGCAGCTCCGGGGGCGAAACAGCAGCGCCTGCAGGTGATACGGGATAAGATCGATGCCAGGGCGGAGCTTCTGTCGCGGCCGCAACGCTTCGCCGCCAGCAGGCCGCTGTCTCGGCGGGAGATGGAGATTGAGCGAGCGCTTTTCCAGGGAAGCGATCGACAGGGATTCCTCAGTGCACTCTATCACAGAG ATGAAGATGCAgatggccagcagggggcgccgtcTTCAGACCCGATGGATTCTCTCTACAGAGAAGTTCTCGGAGAGGAGAAGCACAGAAGAGCGCTTGAAGACGTCCGGGATGAAAACACTGCAGTGTCATATCAGTCTGAACAACCACAAAGCTCCCTTGGAGATGACAGCCAATCACAGTGCTCACACGACGGTGACAGCAAATCACAGAGCTCCCACAAAGACGAAGATCCACTCCACAACTCTCACAGAGCGGacaacatggatgttttggGTCTAACCGGTGAATCGAGTTCggacctccaaacccagacacCAGTACAGATCGATATCCTCCAGCCGATCAGGACTCTGTGCGGGATGGGTGCAGGGTCAGCAGGTCCGCTCACGGTCAGAGGTGACATCCAGGCTTTGAGCGACGAAGAGATCTTGGCCAACAGAGACTCTGACGAGGTGATCCGGAGCATCCCGCGTTTTAGGAACTACCAGCCAGGCAAACCGTCCAAG ATCTTGTGTGTGAAGAACCTGAGCGCACAGGCATCAGCAGCCCAGCTGGTGGCGCTGTTTTCCAGGTTTGAGGAGCCCGCTGGCCCTCCGGTTGTCTACAGACTGCTGACCGGACGTCTGAAGGGACAGGCCTTCATCACGCTGCAGG ATGCAGAAACAGCCGGCAgagctctgcagctgctgcatggTTACCGGTTGCTAGGGAAACCTCTGGTGCTGGAGTTCGGCCGCGAGCGGCGGGAAGAAGATCAGCACAAGTGA